In Methanobacterium sp., the DNA window TCCTGTGTGTCTTTTTTTAATTCATGTGCTTTACCGTCAAAAACATATACTGGTTTTATTCCATTATCCACAAGTGATGATGTTCTGTAGAGAATGCCGCTGAAATGTGAGGTGATATTCCCATCATGATCCATTAATGGAGTGCCGTCCATCTGCCTGATACTTGCTAAAAACTGATAAATTATGTTTGCAGCGTCTAATGCTACTGTTTTGCCCTTTAAATCCTTTAGTTTTATTTCATGAGCAGAAACAATATCTCTAAACTTCAATCCCATCATATCACCCGTTAATTAATAAAAAAATTGAAAATTATAAAAATTTGATTTTATTCTCTAAATAAACTATGTGGAAATGTCTCTTTTATCCTAATTAAAATGTCATCTTTGTAGATGATGTTATAGGTTCGTGTAAGCATCATTGAATCTGTGTTGAATATATCTTTAAGTTTGGCATCTGGTGTTTCAGCATCTATATTGGTTACTTCTCTTCGTGATTCAATGTTATACTTTTTTAATATGCGACCAATTGGAATATCTGCCTTTAGGAGATCTTCTTTGAAGTTATTATCAAGCTTTTTAATTGGAGTTAATGAAATAGCATGTATTAAAGGTTCTTCAGCTTTGTGTCTTATAATAACTGCTCTGTAATTAATTATATCTCCTTTATCAATGCCTAAATCCTGAGCTGTTTTGTCATCTGCTTTTCGGAATTCTTGAATAAGTGTTTTAACTTCTATACGTCCTTTCAAGACGTCAAGTATGGTCGTTACTGATCCATCGGTTGCAAGCAGTATTTTTTGTGCACTGGAAAGATTTCCAACGTTGTTTTCTAATTCTTTTATTTTTTCCATTATATTTATGTTCATGGTGTTCCCTTAGAGCGTTTTTAAGTATAAATGAACTTAATGGTTGATGGATCATTCATTCATTTTGTGGATTCCTTATTTCTCCAAATATGGCTGAATAAGCAGTTACTGCAGGATTTGCAAGGTATACAAATGATTTGGGGTCTCCCATTCTACCAATAAAATTCCTGTTCGTGGTGGAAATACACACTTCTTCATTTCCTAAAACTCCCATATGTGCTCCAAGACATGGTCCACATCCAGAATTACATACTATGGCTCCTGCATTAATAAATATATCAATTAATCCTTCACGCATTGCATTTAAATAAATATCAGATGATGCAGGTACTACAATTAGTCTAACATCTTCATGTACTTTTTTATCTTTTAATACTTCTGCAGCGGCTCTTAAATCTTCAAGACGTCCATTGGTGCATGATCCAATAAATGCCTGGTCTATGGAAGTTCCTTCAACTTTAGAAATACCAGAAACGTTATCTACATTATGTGGACACGCTATTTGAGGTTCCATGTCATTAACATCAAAAGAATATTCTTTTTCGTAATGTGAATCTTTATCTGATTTAACTACTTCAAAATTATTAATATTTAGATTTTTGAGGTATTCAAGGGTATTTTTGTTTGGTTCCATAATCCCATTTTTGGCTCCAAGTTCAATTGCCATGTTACAGATGGTCATTCTCCCTGAAACATCCATTGAATCAATTGTTTCACCGTGAAATTCCAGTGTTTTGTATGTTGCTCCACTTGAACCAATTTCACCAGCTATATTTAATATTATATCTTTTGCTGTTACAAATTTACTTAAATCGCCATTAACATTTATTTTAAAGGATTCAGGCACCATAAACCATGTTTTACCTGTTGCATAAACCATTGCCATGTCTGTGGCACCCATGCCTGTTGCAAAAGCTCCAAAAGCACCATAAGTGCACGTGTGTGAATCTGCACCTACAATAATGTTTCCTGGCTTAATATAACCTTTTTCTGGGAGTACCTGGTGGCAGATGCCTTCTCCATGAGTATAAATATTTTTAATGCCCTGTTTTTTGGCGAATTTCTTTGTTACCTTTTGAAATTCAGCTGAACCTATATTATTTGCAGGAATATTATGATCAAAAACAATAACAATTTTTTCAGGGTCCCAAACTTTATCAGCAATTTTATTAAATGTTTTAATAGTAGGGGGCGATGTTCCATCGTGTGTCATTGCTAAATCTATATTAGCTTCGATTATTTCTCCAGGGTGTACTTCATTTTTCCTTGAAGCCCTTGAAAGTATTTTTCGAGTGATATTCATTTAATTAACCTTTGGTTGTTATTCTTTCAAAAAGAGTTATGTGAGATTTTATAAATCTGCAAGACCACGTACAGATCTTACAATATCATTAAATAGTTCATCGTTAATGTATTTGCCCTTTTCTCTGCTCATCTTTATTTGTTCAACAATTTTACAAAGTTCATCCTTCGTAACTTCAATTCCGCATCCTTCAAGCTTTGCTTTGACAGCTCTACATCCGGAGTGTTTTCCAAGGACAATTCTTCTGTGATGTCCAATCATTTCTGGTAAAAATGGTTCATAAGTAAGTGGTTCTTCAATAACTGCGTCTACATGTATTCCTGATTCGTGTCTGAATACATTTTTTCCAACTATTGGTTTATTTTCAGGGACTTTAACATTTGTAAGCTCTTCTACGAGGCCTGAAAGTTCACAGAATTTTTTAATATTTAAATCTAATTCTACGCCGTAAACCAGTTTAAGTGCCATTACAAGCTCTTCAAGGGCAGCATTTCCTGCTCTTTCTCCTATTCCATTTACAGTTGTTGAAACGGCGGTGGCACCTGCAGCAAGACCTGCAATGGAATTAGCAATTGCCATTCCAAAATCATTATGACAGTGCATAGCTATTCCTGTTTTTATATCTTTTCTTAGCTCTCTTACAAGGTAATCTACACCTTGAGGGCTAATTGCACCTACTGTATCGGCTATATGTACCCGATCCACGCCATATTCTTCGGCTTTTTGATAAATCTTTTTTAGAAAATCCAAATCAGTTCTTGTAGCATCTTCAGCTGAAAAAGCCACGAAAATACCGTGATCTTTAGCATGTTCAATTGATTTCATACATATGTTTAAGGCCTGCTCTTTGGTCATCTTCAATTTATGTTTTAAATGGAGATCAGAAGTTGCCATGAATGTTATTATGCCATCAACATCGCAATCTATGGCTACATCGATATCTTCTTTCTTAGTCCTGGATAAAACAATTATATCTGCATTTAAATCCTCATTTACAATTGCTTTAATTGATCTTTTCTCTTCATTTGAAACTATGGGAAAACCGGCCTCTATTTGATGTATGCCAAGTTCGTCAAGTTTTCTAGCGATTTTCAACTTTTCAGGTGTCCTCAAACATACTCCCGGAGTTTGTTCTCCATCTCGCATGGTAGTATCATATATTGTAATGTTGTCTGGAAATTTTAAATCTGCGGCTTTATTGAAAGGGCTTACAAAATACTTCAAATCGTTCCCACCTTTATTTACTTAAAATAATCATTTATATTGAAACAAAATCCATAATGAATTTAGAAATCATTTTTTTGGGTTTTATCAAATTAATTTAGTTTTTGGATTGATGTACTTTTTTGTTTTTAATTTATATAACAATATGGTTTAAATAACATTTTTTGTTATATTTTATCTGTTTTTCCTTCTTTATCTTAAATAACATTATTAAAAGAAATTAAATGTATAATAAGGTGATTAAACATAGGAAATAAGTTATAATTTTATATTTGCGCGTTTTTTTCATTTAAAGTTAATTATAATTTTATTTAGAATTTATAATGATTTATTTATCCTTTATATATTCCCATAAGTTCTAAATAGGATTTTCTTTCAAATCCATCTTCAATACCAATTTTTTTGTATATTTCAAATATTTCCTCAATGATCTCTTCAAACTCTTCCCCTTCAGCAGCTTCTTTTTCTATTTCAACAAATTTACCTACTTTAAATACATTGTCCAACGATATAATAAACTCATTAAACATATAGGTTGTTCTTTCTTTTTCAACATCTGCAACAGGTTTGAATCCGAGGTTTTCTAATATAGAACTCATTTGTTGGAAGTTTTCTACATTAACTTCTAATTCTTTTCGTGTTTTACTCACATCATCCATTTTAGCGCCTTTATATGTGAGAATTATTTCTGATTTCCCATCAGTAGTAGTATTTCTTATTCTTAAAGCTTCATCAGTTATTTCAAAATCTCTATAGTTTGGATTATTAAAATAAGTGTCTTTTTGATGTTCAAATTTTGTTTTTATTGCATTAATTTCTTCTAATTTTCTTTTAACATCATTAAAATTTTTTGCATGTGCTTTAACTTCTACTTCTATCATACAATCGCCACATTTTTTAATTTATATAATCATTTTAATTTTAAAGTATTTATTTAGAAAATTAGAGTTAATGGATATTTAATTATTGGTAAAAACGGGAAATATATGATTTTGCATCATTTATTTGTATTAAATATTCATCTATTGCATATTCTATTGACTCATAAGAGGCAATTCTTAAATCTCTTTCATCAATTAATTTCCTTTTTTCTTTAATCTTATCTTGTACAGATTTCTGTCGGTTATACAAACCCAATACCTTAGAAGATTCATTTATTTCTTTTATTCGCTCAATATATTCCATTCTAAGGGTTCTAATATCCATGCGAATGTTATGTCTGATTTTTTCTAAAACTCTTTCAATTGTATATAATTTATCAGATAAAATAGAAGCTTCATCAACATTTTCTATGTCAATGATCATGCCTTCAATACCCAGCTCTTGAATTTGTTTTTCATAAAATTTTGGACTTATCATGATCTTCACAAGGGTATATTTTTGAGATTTTTAAGAAACATATATAAATAAATTTTATCTATTATAAATATTGTTGAGAAATCTATATTGAAATAATAATTTAGATACATTAAACAATGAAAAACAATAAATACTAATTAATAGTGATTAAGTTAAAGCTACGTTTTTGAATATATTATTATTTCAAAAAAGGTATTTTATGATTTTATACAGGAATTATGTCCTGTGATCCTATTCAAAATACATAAAACAGTTTTTTAATGTAAATTGACAACAATTTAATATAAAAATACATTAATTATAATGAATTAAAATCGTGGAGGAATATGCTTGTCGGATGTACCAATCAAAGTTGAAAATATTGTTGCTTCTGCAACCCTAGGGAAGTCAATACAACTTCCTAATGTAGCCCCGGCACTTGAAGGTGTCGAATATAATTTAGAACAATTCCCAGGACTTGTTTACAAACTTAAGGAACCTAAAACTGCAGCACTAATATTTGGATCAGGAAAATTAGTGTGCACTGGTGCAAAATCCATTGAAGACTCTATTAAAGCTATTCATATAGCTGTAGATAAAATGAGAGACCTTGACCAGGAGATACCAAAAGAATTTGAAATTAAAATACAGAACATAGTTGCTTCTGCAAATCTTGGAAAAACTTTAAATCTGGAGGCAGTAGCCTTAGATTTAGAAAACACAGAATACGAACCAGAACAGTTCCCAGGTCTTGTTTACAGACTTGAAGATCC includes these proteins:
- a CDS encoding DUF98 domain-containing protein, encoding MNINIMEKIKELENNVGNLSSAQKILLATDGSVTTILDVLKGRIEVKTLIQEFRKADDKTAQDLGIDKGDIINYRAVIIRHKAEEPLIHAISLTPIKKLDNNFKEDLLKADIPIGRILKKYNIESRREVTNIDAETPDAKLKDIFNTDSMMLTRTYNIIYKDDILIRIKETFPHSLFRE
- a CDS encoding 3-isopropylmalate dehydratase large subunit yields the protein MNITRKILSRASRKNEVHPGEIIEANIDLAMTHDGTSPPTIKTFNKIADKVWDPEKIVIVFDHNIPANNIGSAEFQKVTKKFAKKQGIKNIYTHGEGICHQVLPEKGYIKPGNIIVGADSHTCTYGAFGAFATGMGATDMAMVYATGKTWFMVPESFKINVNGDLSKFVTAKDIILNIAGEIGSSGATYKTLEFHGETIDSMDVSGRMTICNMAIELGAKNGIMEPNKNTLEYLKNLNINNFEVVKSDKDSHYEKEYSFDVNDMEPQIACPHNVDNVSGISKVEGTSIDQAFIGSCTNGRLEDLRAAAEVLKDKKVHEDVRLIVVPASSDIYLNAMREGLIDIFINAGAIVCNSGCGPCLGAHMGVLGNEEVCISTTNRNFIGRMGDPKSFVYLANPAVTAYSAIFGEIRNPQNE
- a CDS encoding 2-isopropylmalate synthase; amino-acid sequence: MKYFVSPFNKAADLKFPDNITIYDTTMRDGEQTPGVCLRTPEKLKIARKLDELGIHQIEAGFPIVSNEEKRSIKAIVNEDLNADIIVLSRTKKEDIDVAIDCDVDGIITFMATSDLHLKHKLKMTKEQALNICMKSIEHAKDHGIFVAFSAEDATRTDLDFLKKIYQKAEEYGVDRVHIADTVGAISPQGVDYLVRELRKDIKTGIAMHCHNDFGMAIANSIAGLAAGATAVSTTVNGIGERAGNAALEELVMALKLVYGVELDLNIKKFCELSGLVEELTNVKVPENKPIVGKNVFRHESGIHVDAVIEEPLTYEPFLPEMIGHHRRIVLGKHSGCRAVKAKLEGCGIEVTKDELCKIVEQIKMSREKGKYINDELFNDIVRSVRGLADL
- the cyaB gene encoding class IV adenylate cyclase; translation: MIEVEVKAHAKNFNDVKRKLEEINAIKTKFEHQKDTYFNNPNYRDFEITDEALRIRNTTTDGKSEIILTYKGAKMDDVSKTRKELEVNVENFQQMSSILENLGFKPVADVEKERTTYMFNEFIISLDNVFKVGKFVEIEKEAAEGEEFEEIIEEIFEIYKKIGIEDGFERKSYLELMGIYKG
- a CDS encoding TATA-box-binding protein; its protein translation is MSDVPIKVENIVASATLGKSIQLPNVAPALEGVEYNLEQFPGLVYKLKEPKTAALIFGSGKLVCTGAKSIEDSIKAIHIAVDKMRDLDQEIPKEFEIKIQNIVASANLGKTLNLEAVALDLENTEYEPEQFPGLVYRLEDPKVVLLLFGSGKVVCTGAKSFDDAQLGVEKTKERLEELDLI